In Haloterrigena turkmenica DSM 5511, a single genomic region encodes these proteins:
- a CDS encoding redoxin domain-containing protein, with amino-acid sequence MPETGDAAPDFTAPLANGDIEEFTLSDRLGDEAPIVLAFFPGAFTGVCTTEMCTFQDRIAAFNDLDASVYGVSRDSPFTLNEFREQNGLEFGLISDYNKEIIDDYGIEMDFADLGVYGVAKRSVFVVDGDGEVAYSWVSDDPGVEPDYDEIEAAVEDLA; translated from the coding sequence ATGCCAGAAACCGGAGACGCCGCACCCGACTTCACGGCACCGCTCGCAAACGGCGACATCGAAGAATTCACGCTTTCCGACCGTCTCGGGGACGAGGCACCGATCGTTCTTGCCTTCTTCCCCGGCGCGTTCACCGGTGTCTGTACCACCGAGATGTGTACGTTCCAGGACCGGATCGCCGCGTTCAACGATCTCGACGCCAGCGTCTACGGCGTCAGCCGCGACTCGCCGTTTACGCTCAACGAGTTCCGCGAGCAGAACGGCCTCGAGTTCGGCCTCATCAGCGACTACAACAAGGAGATCATCGACGACTACGGCATCGAGATGGACTTCGCCGACCTCGGCGTCTACGGCGTCGCCAAGCGCTCGGTGTTCGTCGTCGACGGCGACGGCGAAGTCGCCTACTCGTGGGTCAGCGACGATCCGGGCGTCGAACCCGACTACGACGAGATCGAGGCCGCCGTCGAGGACTTGGCCTGA
- a CDS encoding XapX domain-containing protein — translation MSTQLTVLALLTGLVTGALFRFLNVPIPAPPELPGIIGIIGIYVGYKVIDHFDIGIDLLEALGL, via the coding sequence ATGTCGACCCAGCTCACCGTTCTCGCCCTGCTGACCGGACTGGTCACCGGTGCGCTATTTCGCTTTCTTAACGTTCCGATCCCTGCGCCGCCGGAGCTTCCCGGGATCATAGGAATCATCGGGATTTACGTCGGCTACAAGGTGATCGACCACTTCGATATCGGCATCGACCTCCTCGAGGCGCTGGGGCTGTGA
- a CDS encoding succinate dehydrogenase/fumarate reductase iron-sulfur subunit produces the protein MSTQQQQPEEPQSQEAPEDPEMRGAESPVDEKEKQGGDIDQQTTPEDELEGETVHIKVFRYDPEVEGKQEPRFDDFHVPFEKGMTVLDAVMYARDTYDSSLTFRHSCRQAVCGSDAFFVNGKQRLGCKTQIADLEQPIRIEPLPHQEVVKDLVVDMDHFYDQMHTVEPYFQDEDTPNPADLEEQRQSPENREKIKMSSRCIWCGACMSSCNIAAGDNDYLGPAAINKAYKFAMDDREGEEIKEHRLRILEQEHGVWRCQTQFSCTEVCPKDIPLTEHIQELKREAVKKNLKFW, from the coding sequence ATGAGTACTCAACAACAACAACCAGAGGAACCGCAGAGTCAAGAGGCACCGGAAGACCCCGAAATGCGAGGGGCCGAGTCGCCGGTCGACGAGAAAGAGAAGCAGGGCGGCGATATCGATCAGCAGACGACCCCCGAGGACGAACTCGAGGGGGAGACGGTACACATCAAGGTGTTCCGCTACGACCCCGAGGTCGAGGGGAAACAGGAGCCGCGGTTCGACGACTTCCACGTCCCCTTCGAGAAGGGGATGACGGTCCTCGACGCGGTCATGTACGCGCGGGACACCTACGACTCCTCGCTGACCTTCCGACACTCCTGTCGGCAGGCCGTCTGCGGATCGGACGCCTTCTTCGTCAACGGCAAGCAGCGACTCGGTTGCAAGACCCAGATCGCCGATCTGGAGCAGCCGATCCGCATCGAGCCCCTGCCCCACCAGGAGGTCGTCAAGGACCTGGTCGTCGACATGGACCACTTCTACGACCAGATGCACACCGTCGAGCCGTACTTCCAGGACGAGGACACGCCGAACCCGGCCGACTTAGAGGAACAGCGCCAGAGTCCCGAAAACCGTGAGAAGATCAAGATGTCCTCGCGGTGTATCTGGTGTGGCGCGTGTATGTCCTCATGTAACATCGCGGCCGGCGACAACGACTACCTCGGGCCGGCGGCGATCAACAAGGCCTACAAGTTCGCGATGGACGACCGCGAGGGCGAAGAGATCAAGGAGCACCGACTCCGCATTCTCGAGCAGGAACACGGCGTCTGGCGGTGCCAGACCCAGTTCTCCTGTACCGAGGTGTGTCCGAAGGACATTCCGCTCACCGAGCACATTCAGGAGCTCAAGCGGGAAGCGGTCAAGAAGAACCTGAAGTTCTGGTAA
- a CDS encoding MarR family transcriptional regulator: MASQSPQGIDVSIPAGLDSAQAKLVYLYVAASGTATPERLCDDLSVKKGTVLSITSTLRDRGHLERTDSGFRLA, encoded by the coding sequence ATGGCGTCACAGTCACCACAGGGGATCGACGTGTCGATACCGGCGGGTCTGGATTCTGCGCAAGCGAAACTGGTCTATCTCTACGTCGCCGCGAGCGGCACCGCGACGCCCGAGCGGCTCTGCGACGATCTCTCCGTCAAAAAGGGAACAGTTCTCTCGATCACCAGTACTCTCCGGGATCGGGGACACCTCGAGCGGACCGACTCCGGATTTCGACTGGCCTGA
- a CDS encoding FAD-binding protein: MYEHDVIVVGAGGAGLRAAIAAHEAGSDVAIVSKLHPVRSHTGAAEGGINAALQEGDDWELHAYDTMKGSDYLGDAPAVETLAQDAPEDTMRLEHWGMPFSREEDGRVSQRPFGGLSYPRTTYAGAETGHHLLHTMYEQVVKRGIQVYDEWYVMELATSDEDDPNDRSCHGIVAYDVQSGNVEGFKANDGVILATGGPGQAFDHTTNAVSCTGDGHAMAYRAGAPLEDMEFIQFHPTSLPSTGVLISEGVRGEGGILYNSEGERFMFEHGYANNSGELASRDVVARAELTEVNEGRGVDDEYVHLDMRHLGEERILDRLENILHLAEDFEGVDGLVEPMPVKPGQHYAMGGIEVDENGQTCVDGLYAAGECACVSVHGGNRLGGNALPELIVFGKRAGRHAAGEDLGEPQIRTGYGDDVEDETETELPVQPGEAGLETSDGVAADGGVTTDADGLVERTVEQARTRVDTLMDRDEGVQHAEIRQKLQNAMTDYVNVFRTEEGVKKALRIIRECREEYQNVYVDDPSRTFNTDLQQTIETRNLIDVAETIALGALVRDEFRGAHWRKEHQERKDDEWLKHTLISWDDGQPDIFYRPVILEGQDKTYEPKERSY, translated from the coding sequence ATGTACGAACACGACGTAATCGTGGTCGGCGCCGGCGGCGCCGGCCTCCGGGCAGCGATCGCAGCACACGAGGCGGGATCGGACGTGGCGATCGTCTCGAAACTCCACCCGGTCCGCAGCCACACCGGCGCGGCGGAAGGTGGCATCAACGCCGCGCTCCAGGAGGGCGACGACTGGGAGCTCCACGCCTACGACACGATGAAGGGGTCGGACTACCTCGGGGACGCCCCCGCGGTCGAGACCCTCGCTCAGGACGCCCCCGAGGACACGATGCGCCTCGAACACTGGGGAATGCCGTTCTCCCGCGAGGAGGACGGACGCGTCTCCCAGCGGCCGTTCGGCGGTCTCTCCTACCCGCGGACCACCTACGCCGGCGCGGAGACGGGCCACCACCTGCTGCACACGATGTACGAGCAGGTCGTCAAGCGCGGGATTCAGGTCTACGACGAGTGGTACGTCATGGAGCTGGCCACCTCCGACGAGGACGACCCTAACGACCGAAGCTGTCACGGCATCGTCGCCTACGACGTCCAGTCCGGCAACGTCGAGGGATTCAAGGCCAACGACGGCGTCATCCTCGCAACCGGCGGTCCCGGGCAGGCCTTCGATCACACCACCAACGCCGTCTCCTGTACCGGCGACGGCCACGCGATGGCCTACCGTGCCGGCGCGCCGCTAGAGGACATGGAGTTCATCCAGTTCCATCCGACCTCGCTGCCCTCGACGGGCGTCCTCATCAGCGAGGGCGTCCGCGGCGAAGGCGGTATCCTTTACAACAGCGAGGGCGAGCGGTTCATGTTCGAACACGGCTACGCGAACAACTCCGGCGAGCTCGCCTCTCGGGACGTCGTCGCTCGCGCCGAACTGACCGAGGTCAACGAGGGCCGAGGCGTCGACGACGAGTACGTCCACCTCGACATGCGTCACCTCGGCGAGGAGCGCATCCTCGACCGCCTCGAGAACATTCTGCACCTCGCGGAGGACTTCGAGGGCGTCGACGGCCTCGTCGAGCCGATGCCGGTCAAGCCCGGTCAGCACTACGCGATGGGAGGCATCGAGGTCGACGAGAACGGCCAAACCTGCGTCGACGGCCTCTACGCGGCCGGCGAGTGCGCCTGCGTTTCCGTCCACGGCGGCAACCGACTGGGCGGGAACGCCCTGCCGGAACTGATCGTCTTCGGCAAGCGCGCCGGACGCCACGCCGCCGGCGAGGACCTGGGCGAGCCCCAGATTCGCACCGGCTACGGCGACGACGTCGAGGACGAGACCGAGACCGAACTGCCCGTCCAGCCCGGCGAGGCCGGACTCGAGACGTCCGACGGCGTCGCGGCGGACGGCGGCGTCACAACTGATGCCGACGGGCTCGTCGAGCGCACGGTCGAGCAGGCTCGCACGCGCGTAGACACCCTGATGGACCGCGACGAGGGCGTCCAGCACGCCGAGATCCGCCAGAAGCTCCAGAACGCGATGACCGACTACGTCAACGTCTTCCGTACCGAGGAGGGCGTCAAGAAGGCGCTACGGATCATCCGCGAATGTCGCGAGGAGTATCAGAACGTCTACGTCGACGACCCCTCGCGGACGTTCAACACCGATCTCCAGCAGACCATCGAGACGCGCAACCTGATCGACGTCGCCGAGACCATCGCGCTCGGTGCGCTCGTGCGCGACGAGTTCCGCGGCGCCCACTGGCGCAAGGAACATCAGGAGCGCAAGGACGACGAGTGGCTCAAGCACACGCTGATCTCTTGGGACGACGGCCAGCCGGACATCTTCTACCGGCCGGTCATCCTCGAGGGTCAGGACAAGACCTACGAGCCGAAAGAGCGCAGCTACTGA
- a CDS encoding HD domain-containing protein, with protein sequence MSDSTGDDTARRVYSPDADHDFPDAKLNQVLEFITSDEEIQTYLEAQNINAVDRMRYNDHGAKHIEIVRNRALCLYDLLKVGGVDFNGARQQDLEEADEAVIIALAATLHDVGHVVHRDQHAYYSIPLAADILDRILPEFYDVAETVRMKGEVLHAILCHHRSETPLTTEAGVIRVADALDMERGRSRIPYEHGGRGINTLSSQAISSVSLQEGEDSPVMVEIAMTNAAGVYQVDNLLKAKLEGSGLEQEIRIVAVNTNENRDQLVERIEL encoded by the coding sequence ATGAGCGATTCTACCGGTGACGACACCGCTCGCCGCGTCTACTCCCCCGATGCCGATCACGACTTTCCGGACGCGAAACTGAACCAGGTCCTCGAGTTCATTACCAGCGACGAGGAGATCCAGACCTACCTCGAGGCCCAGAATATCAACGCCGTCGACCGCATGCGGTATAACGACCACGGCGCGAAACACATCGAGATCGTCCGCAACCGCGCGCTGTGTCTCTACGACCTGCTCAAGGTCGGCGGGGTCGACTTCAACGGCGCTCGCCAGCAGGACCTCGAGGAGGCCGACGAGGCGGTCATCATCGCGCTTGCGGCGACGCTCCACGACGTCGGCCACGTCGTTCACCGCGACCAGCACGCCTACTACTCGATTCCGCTGGCCGCCGACATCCTCGATCGCATCCTCCCCGAGTTCTACGACGTCGCCGAAACCGTCCGCATGAAGGGCGAAGTCCTCCACGCGATCCTCTGTCACCACCGGTCGGAGACGCCGCTGACGACCGAAGCGGGCGTCATCCGCGTCGCCGACGCCCTGGACATGGAACGGGGCCGCTCCCGGATCCCCTACGAACACGGTGGTCGCGGGATCAACACCCTCTCGAGTCAGGCGATCAGCAGCGTCTCGCTCCAGGAGGGCGAGGACAGCCCGGTCATGGTCGAGATCGCCATGACCAACGCCGCCGGCGTCTACCAGGTCGACAACCTGCTCAAGGCGAAACTCGAGGGGTCGGGCCTCGAACAGGAGATCCGCATCGTCGCCGTCAACACGAACGAGAACCGCGACCAGTTAGTCGAGCGGATCGAACTCTAG
- a CDS encoding acyl-CoA dehydrogenase family protein, whose translation MDYADSDRAQELADRAHELMEEVVLPLERERAGGMAVSSGTIADLREAAREYDIYAPQIAAEYGGMGESFRDVLPVFEEAGRSLLGAAAMRVDAPDEGNMHLLELAGDEVQKETYLEPLVEGEIASGFSMTEPLDGAGSDPKMIRTTAEKNAAEGASGDPRETTASRDGDEWVIDGHKWWTSNGVEADVLIVLARTDPDAHPYEGCSLFLVPADADGVDIVRDVPHMGGGTRGASHAEIVYENVRVPEEHLLGNLNEGFSHAQARLGPARLTHCMRFSGMAQRALEIAKAYLSEREGFGSTLSDKQSLRHRIADAEARLHVARTAIRDAADRIEDGDEARIPVSMCKVFTANVTQGAIDLAVQCCGANGIGKDLPLADFYEAVRKFRIIDGADEVHRRIIARDAFADVNREELEPLTRFGEPNTRRGSGH comes from the coding sequence ATGGACTACGCTGACTCCGACCGTGCACAGGAGCTCGCCGACCGCGCCCACGAGTTGATGGAGGAGGTCGTCCTCCCGCTCGAACGAGAGCGAGCCGGCGGGATGGCCGTCTCGAGCGGGACGATCGCCGACCTCCGGGAGGCCGCCCGGGAGTACGACATCTACGCGCCCCAGATCGCCGCGGAGTACGGCGGTATGGGGGAGAGCTTCCGCGACGTCTTGCCCGTCTTCGAGGAGGCGGGCCGCAGCCTGCTCGGCGCCGCCGCGATGCGCGTCGACGCCCCCGACGAGGGGAACATGCACCTGCTGGAACTAGCGGGCGATGAGGTACAGAAAGAGACCTACCTCGAGCCGCTCGTCGAGGGCGAGATCGCGTCGGGGTTTTCGATGACCGAACCGCTGGACGGGGCCGGCTCGGATCCGAAGATGATCCGGACGACCGCCGAAAAGAACGCTGCCGAGGGGGCCTCGGGCGATCCTCGAGAAACCACGGCGTCTCGAGACGGCGACGAGTGGGTCATCGACGGCCACAAGTGGTGGACGTCCAACGGCGTCGAGGCCGACGTCCTGATCGTCCTCGCGCGTACCGACCCCGACGCCCATCCCTACGAGGGCTGTTCGCTCTTCCTCGTTCCCGCCGACGCGGACGGCGTCGATATCGTGCGCGACGTTCCCCACATGGGAGGCGGTACTCGCGGCGCCTCTCACGCCGAGATCGTCTACGAGAACGTCCGCGTCCCCGAGGAACACCTGCTCGGGAACCTGAACGAGGGCTTTTCCCACGCTCAGGCGCGACTCGGTCCCGCCCGCCTGACCCACTGCATGCGCTTTTCTGGAATGGCCCAGCGTGCCCTCGAGATCGCGAAAGCGTACCTCAGCGAGCGCGAGGGATTCGGGTCGACCCTATCGGACAAACAGTCGCTGCGCCACCGGATCGCCGACGCCGAGGCGCGCCTCCACGTCGCCCGGACCGCGATCCGCGACGCGGCCGATCGGATCGAGGATGGCGACGAAGCCCGCATTCCCGTCTCGATGTGCAAGGTCTTCACCGCGAACGTCACGCAGGGGGCCATCGACCTCGCGGTCCAGTGCTGTGGCGCCAACGGCATCGGGAAGGACCTCCCGCTGGCCGACTTCTACGAGGCCGTCCGCAAGTTCCGCATCATCGACGGCGCCGACGAGGTCCATCGACGGATCATCGCCCGCGACGCCTTCGCGGACGTGAATCGCGAGGAACTCGAGCCCCTGACCCGATTCGGCGAACCGAACACGCGTCGCGGCAGTGGCCACTAA
- a CDS encoding twin-arginine translocase TatA/TatE family subunit, translating to MAIETAPLFVPTPGAPELLIILFVAILLFGANKIPKLARSTGEAMGEFQKGREKVETELEEMRESDFKEEIENEDDDDFVDTEPVTEEGETETETETN from the coding sequence ATGGCAATCGAAACCGCACCGTTGTTCGTCCCTACCCCGGGGGCACCAGAACTCCTGATCATCCTCTTCGTCGCGATCTTGTTGTTCGGGGCCAACAAGATCCCGAAGCTGGCTCGGTCCACCGGCGAGGCCATGGGCGAGTTCCAGAAGGGGCGTGAGAAGGTCGAAACCGAACTCGAGGAGATGCGCGAATCCGACTTCAAGGAGGAGATCGAGAACGAGGACGACGACGACTTCGTCGACACCGAACCCGTCACCGAGGAGGGCGAGACGGAGACGGAAACCGAGACTAACTGA
- a CDS encoding GNAT family N-acetyltransferase produces MEIREATADDIDAIRSIAKRSLESTYTEFLDEETVADAIDQWYGDSFADDLEDDHSLVLVIERDGEIAGFSQNDLIGQRYDTGRILWLHIDPDHRGGGTGVRLLVRTRERLLDEGADHVQGLVLEDNAGGNEFYADNGFEQAGQREVEIGDETFTENVYAEDEIGEDGWGAVDELETDGETIYVSYGEAARGAKAPFYSAYKGEGREELYGWFCGNCDSLENTMDTMGRIECNNCGNRRKATRWDASYL; encoded by the coding sequence ATGGAAATTCGCGAAGCGACAGCCGACGATATCGACGCCATCCGGTCGATCGCCAAGCGCTCGCTCGAGTCGACCTACACCGAGTTCCTCGACGAGGAGACCGTCGCGGACGCGATCGACCAGTGGTACGGCGACTCCTTCGCCGACGACCTCGAGGACGACCACTCGCTGGTCCTCGTCATCGAGCGCGACGGCGAGATCGCCGGCTTCTCGCAAAACGACCTGATCGGCCAGCGCTACGACACCGGTCGCATTCTGTGGCTCCACATCGACCCCGACCACCGTGGCGGCGGCACGGGCGTTCGACTGCTCGTCCGCACCCGCGAGCGATTGCTCGACGAGGGAGCCGACCACGTGCAGGGACTCGTCCTCGAAGATAACGCGGGCGGTAACGAGTTCTACGCGGACAACGGGTTCGAACAGGCCGGCCAGCGAGAGGTCGAGATCGGCGACGAGACGTTCACGGAGAACGTCTACGCCGAAGACGAGATCGGCGAGGACGGCTGGGGCGCCGTCGACGAACTCGAGACTGACGGCGAGACGATATACGTGAGCTACGGCGAGGCCGCTCGCGGCGCCAAGGCGCCGTTCTACAGCGCCTACAAGGGCGAGGGACGCGAGGAGCTGTACGGCTGGTTCTGCGGCAACTGCGACTCGCTCGAAAACACCATGGACACGATGGGTCGAATCGAGTGTAACAACTGCGGGAACCGCCGGAAGGCGACCCGCTGGGACGCATCGTACCTCTAG
- a CDS encoding flippase: MSREDHIVRGFKVTLLARAIYMLSSALLMFILARYLLDPDGYGTLYWVIGILAMVRLVADLGIGKSAARYLSEYREEDPGQIPHLLRSTITFKIVIMALVGYLLLVFHEQLAAALGRPDAAPFLAAGVLYIAVFSFSTFTEIAFQGFNHLPYSAAIRAISGFSRLVFAVGFVLMGLGALGAFFGYVVGYTLSAAVGLAVLYYAFYARYDAAETHEEGLTRRLIEYSVPLTATRSANVVDKQVDTVLVGIILTPTAVAFYTLGKQITDFVLAPAESLGFTISPNFGEQKASNQLGQARQIYETALTNTMMVYIPAAAGLVIVADPFIPMVIGAEYAGAVPVLQVLAAFIILQAITNLTSDSLDYLGRARHRAIAKGGTAVANFLLNLVLIPTIGVVGAAIATVATHSVYVAVNLYIVHMELELRLKRLARSIGIICVITGIMAGAVLLVTPLVSSLAMLVGAIALGAITWAVLVVASGLVDPNEVRAAIT, encoded by the coding sequence ATGAGTCGAGAGGACCACATCGTCCGCGGGTTCAAGGTAACGCTGCTCGCTCGAGCGATCTACATGCTCTCGAGCGCGCTGTTGATGTTCATACTGGCGCGCTATCTCCTCGATCCCGACGGCTACGGGACGTTGTACTGGGTGATCGGGATCCTGGCGATGGTCCGGCTGGTCGCGGATCTCGGGATCGGCAAATCCGCGGCGCGATACCTCTCGGAGTACCGTGAGGAGGATCCGGGCCAGATACCACACCTCCTCAGATCGACGATCACGTTCAAGATCGTCATCATGGCGCTGGTCGGCTACCTCCTCTTGGTGTTCCACGAACAGCTCGCGGCCGCGCTGGGTCGGCCGGACGCCGCGCCGTTTCTCGCGGCCGGCGTGCTCTACATCGCCGTCTTCTCCTTTAGCACGTTCACGGAGATCGCCTTCCAGGGGTTCAACCACCTCCCGTACAGCGCCGCCATCAGGGCGATCAGCGGCTTCTCCCGGCTGGTCTTCGCCGTCGGCTTCGTGCTCATGGGACTGGGGGCGCTGGGCGCGTTCTTCGGCTACGTCGTCGGTTACACGCTGTCGGCCGCGGTCGGGCTCGCGGTCCTGTACTACGCCTTCTACGCGCGGTACGATGCCGCGGAGACCCACGAAGAGGGGCTGACGCGACGATTGATCGAATACAGCGTGCCGCTGACTGCGACGCGCAGCGCGAACGTCGTCGACAAACAGGTCGACACCGTGCTCGTCGGGATCATCCTGACCCCGACCGCGGTCGCGTTCTACACGCTCGGCAAGCAGATCACCGACTTCGTGCTTGCACCCGCCGAATCGCTCGGCTTTACGATCTCGCCGAACTTCGGCGAGCAGAAGGCCTCGAACCAACTCGGGCAGGCCAGGCAGATCTACGAGACGGCGCTGACGAACACGATGATGGTGTACATCCCCGCGGCCGCCGGGCTGGTGATCGTCGCCGACCCCTTCATTCCGATGGTCATCGGCGCCGAGTACGCGGGTGCGGTGCCGGTCCTGCAGGTCCTGGCCGCGTTCATCATCCTGCAGGCGATCACGAACCTGACGAGCGACAGCTTGGATTATCTCGGGCGTGCGCGCCACCGAGCGATCGCGAAGGGGGGAACGGCCGTCGCCAACTTCCTGTTGAACCTCGTCCTCATCCCGACGATCGGCGTCGTCGGCGCGGCCATCGCGACCGTCGCGACGCACTCGGTGTACGTGGCGGTGAACCTCTACATCGTCCACATGGAACTCGAGCTCCGGCTCAAACGGCTCGCCCGATCGATCGGCATCATCTGCGTGATCACCGGGATCATGGCCGGCGCCGTGTTGCTCGTGACGCCGCTGGTCTCGAGTCTCGCGATGTTGGTGGGCGCGATCGCGCTGGGCGCGATCACCTGGGCCGTCCTCGTCGTCGCGAGCGGGCTGGTCGATCCCAACGAGGTCCGGGCGGCGATCACGTGA
- a CDS encoding succinate dehydrogenase hydrophobic membrane anchor subunit has translation MAERYSSFAPGGTAWLLQRVTAAFLVVVLAFHFFLLHFVNHAAEIEFAGTQARMENVGYFLTMVSFLVAGTFHGVNGVYNALINQGLDGTQKKVVLAVLVIASLALIAQGIYVATTMAGWT, from the coding sequence ATGGCGGAACGATACTCCTCGTTCGCGCCGGGCGGCACCGCGTGGTTGCTCCAGCGAGTCACGGCGGCCTTCTTAGTCGTCGTACTCGCCTTCCACTTCTTCCTCCTACACTTCGTCAACCACGCCGCGGAGATCGAGTTCGCCGGCACCCAGGCCCGCATGGAGAACGTCGGCTATTTCCTGACGATGGTGTCGTTCTTGGTCGCAGGTACCTTCCACGGCGTCAACGGCGTCTACAACGCTCTGATCAACCAGGGGCTGGACGGAACGCAGAAGAAAGTCGTCCTCGCAGTGCTTGTTATCGCGAGCCTTGCACTCATCGCGCAGGGAATCTACGTTGCGACTACCATGGCGGGGTGGACCTAA
- a CDS encoding succinylglutamate desuccinylase/aspartoacylase family protein: MSDVTDEPPDDGASGRAAEPFTYNGGRVDPGESANIRYGISETYLGDPVRIPVTVVNGERPGPTVFLSAAAHGDELNGIEVVREVAHDWDHSELHGTLVCLPVMNVPGFLAQERYLPIYDRDLNRSFPGREGSTSARRMAYRIFTNFIEPCDLGIDFHTSTRGRTNMLHVRANTEEPAVGRLAKAFSSNVIIAGEGPSGTLRREATLAGIPTITVEMGEAHRFQRRLIDRALTGVASVLAEFGCHPDSSVHWPGWRTVIDDDNEKTWIRADAGGIVDMKHGRGEFVREGETICAITNPFKEEEDIVTVEAPFTGLIVGVLENPVVYPGNPLCHLVGLSPDTRTALERERTTANSRSELRGAADEDR, encoded by the coding sequence ATGAGCGACGTTACGGACGAACCGCCCGACGACGGTGCGTCCGGCCGCGCGGCCGAGCCCTTTACCTACAACGGCGGCCGGGTCGATCCCGGCGAGTCGGCCAACATCCGGTACGGCATCAGTGAGACGTATCTCGGCGATCCCGTCAGGATTCCGGTCACGGTCGTCAACGGCGAGCGGCCCGGTCCGACGGTGTTTCTCTCCGCGGCCGCCCACGGGGACGAACTCAACGGCATCGAAGTGGTCCGCGAGGTGGCCCACGATTGGGACCACTCGGAGCTCCACGGGACGCTCGTCTGTTTACCCGTGATGAACGTCCCCGGCTTTCTCGCCCAGGAGCGATACTTACCGATCTACGACCGGGACCTGAACCGGTCATTTCCCGGCCGCGAGGGCTCGACGAGCGCCCGGCGGATGGCCTATCGGATCTTCACGAACTTCATCGAACCCTGCGACCTTGGGATCGATTTCCACACGTCTACGCGCGGGCGGACGAACATGCTTCACGTGCGGGCCAACACGGAGGAGCCGGCGGTCGGCCGACTCGCGAAGGCGTTCAGTTCGAACGTGATCATCGCCGGCGAGGGCCCCTCGGGGACGCTGCGCCGCGAGGCGACCCTGGCCGGTATCCCGACGATCACCGTCGAGATGGGCGAAGCCCACCGGTTCCAGCGCCGGCTGATCGATCGCGCGCTGACCGGCGTCGCCAGCGTCCTCGCCGAGTTCGGCTGCCATCCCGACTCGTCGGTCCACTGGCCCGGCTGGCGGACCGTCATCGACGATGACAACGAGAAGACCTGGATCCGCGCCGACGCCGGCGGCATCGTCGACATGAAACACGGTCGCGGTGAGTTCGTCCGCGAGGGCGAAACCATCTGCGCGATCACCAATCCGTTCAAGGAAGAAGAGGACATCGTCACCGTCGAAGCGCCGTTTACCGGCCTCATCGTCGGCGTCCTCGAGAACCCCGTGGTCTACCCCGGCAACCCGCTGTGCCACCTGGTCGGGCTCTCGCCGGACACGCGGACGGCCTTAGAGCGCGAGCGAACGACGGCCAACTCGCGATCGGAACTCCGCGGGGCCGCGGACGAAGACCGGTGA
- the sdhC gene encoding succinate dehydrogenase, cytochrome b556 subunit codes for MSQSYNRGLIEDFGRWKEFSAGMWAWIFHKFTGWMLIGYLFTHIAVLSSSLTGPEAYTNTIGGLESLFIVRVLEVGLLAVAVFHILNGLRLLMVDLGVGLEAQDKSFYASLVLTAIITVASVPTFLDGVTL; via the coding sequence ATGAGTCAGTCTTACAATCGCGGTCTCATCGAGGACTTCGGTCGCTGGAAGGAGTTCTCGGCGGGCATGTGGGCGTGGATCTTCCACAAGTTCACCGGGTGGATGTTGATCGGCTACCTGTTTACCCACATCGCCGTGTTGAGTAGTTCGCTAACCGGGCCGGAGGCGTATACGAACACGATCGGCGGACTCGAGTCGCTGTTTATCGTTCGAGTCCTCGAGGTCGGACTGCTCGCCGTCGCAGTCTTCCATATCCTGAACGGGCTTCGCCTGCTGATGGTCGACCTCGGCGTCGGCCTGGAGGCCCAGGACAAGAGTTTCTACGCCTCGCTGGTATTAACGGCGATCATCACCGTCGCGAGCGTGCCGACCTTCCTCGACGGGGTGACGCTCTGA